The Medicago truncatula cultivar Jemalong A17 chromosome 4, MtrunA17r5.0-ANR, whole genome shotgun sequence genome includes a region encoding these proteins:
- the LOC11438644 gene encoding mannosyl-oligosaccharide 1,2-alpha-mannosidase MNS1 isoform X3: MTGVDSFGGLGATLVDSLDTLFIMGLDTQFKRAREWIEKSLYFNKDLEVSVFETTIRVLGGLLSAYDLSGDEVFLEKARDLADRLLPAWNTPSGIPYNRINLAYGNTDNPKWTRGNSILADSGSEQLEFIALSQRTKDPKYQEKAEKVIKELRKRFPEDGLLPIYINPLTGDKSAGAITFGAMGDSFYEYLLKAWIQGNKTETVKFYREMWETSMKGLQSLIKKSTPSSFVYISEKLGNSLIDKMDELACFVPGMLALGSSGYGPGEDDKCMALAEELAWTCYNFYQSTPTKLAGENYYFRKDEDMNVGTSWNIQRPETIESLFYLWRFTRNKTYQEWGWNIFQAFEKNSRTETGYVGLRDVNTGDKDDMMQSFFLAETLKYLYLLFSPPSVISLDEWVFNTEAHPLRIVTRNSHEEGQSIDPEEKIPHHLHGRKEGRIDYK; this comes from the exons ATGACTGGTGTTGACAGTTTTGGCGGTCTAGGGGCAACTTTAGTAGACTCTCTTGACACATTATTTATTATGGGCCTTGATACCCAATTCAAAAGAGCTAGAGA GTGGATCGAGAAATCATTGTATTTTAACAAGGACCTCGAAGTTAGTGTGTTCGAGACAACCATAAG AGTTTTGGGTGGGCTTCTTAGTGCTTACGATCTCTCTGGCGATGAAGTCTTCCTCGAAAAGGCTAGAGATCTTGCAGATAGGCTTCTGCCTGCTTGGAATACACCTTCAGGAATCCCTTATAACAGAATTAACTTGGCTTATGGCAATACAGATAACCCTAAGTGGACACGG GGGAACAGTATTCTTGCAGATTCTGGTTCAGAGCAGCTTGAATTTATCGCTCTCTCTCAAAGAACCAAAGATCCCAAGTACCAGGAAAAG GCTGAGAAGGTCATCAAAGAGCTTCGTAAAAGGTTTCCCGAGGATGGGTTGCTTCCCATATATATTAATCCACTAACCGGAGATAAATCAGCTGGAGCAATTACATTTGGTGCTATGGGTGATAG CTTCTACGAGTATCTGCTCAAGGCCTGGATACAAGGAAACAAGACTGAAACGGTGAAGTTTTACAG GGAAATGTGGGAGACATCAATGAAAGGTCTACAAAGCTTGATTAAGAAGTCAACACCGTCATCTTTTGTGTACATATCTGAGAAACTTGGAAATTCACTCATTGACAAG ATGGATGAATTAGCATGTTTTGTTCCTGGAATGCTGGCTTTGGGATCTTCTGGCTACGGTCCTGGAGAAGATGACAAATGTATGGCTCTTGCAGAGGAG CTTGCATGGACCTGCTACAATTTTTACCAGTCAACGCCAACTAAATTAGCAGGGGAGAACTATTACTTCCGCAAGGACGAG GATATGAATGTTGGTACCTCATGGAATATCCAAAGACCTGAAACAATAGAGTCACTGTTCTACCTCTGGCGTTTCACCAGAAACAAAACATACCAAGAATGGGGTTGGAATATTTTCCAAGCATTTGAAAAGAACTCTCGCACTGAAACAGGATATGTTGGACTCAGAGAT GTGAATACAGGTGACAAAGATGACATGATGCAGAGCTTCTTCCTTGCAGAAACCCTCAAGTACCTCTATCTCTTGTTTTCACCACCTTCCGTTATCTCTCTCGATGAATGGGTGTTCAACACAGAAGCACACCCTTTAAGAATTGTTACTAGAAATTCTCATGAAGAAGGACAGAGTATAGACCCAGAGGAAAAAATTCCTCATCATTTGCATGGTAGAAAAGAAGGTCGAATTGATTACAAGTAG